The following proteins are encoded in a genomic region of Bdellovibrionales bacterium:
- a CDS encoding prolyl oligopeptidase family serine peptidase produces the protein MKSILIVVFSFCAVAFAAQLEFGVTQYPELEEIQSTTADQFVQSQNAETLENLESHADFKTIRTYFKNYIQDSKIRAKSKAKIYGNYAYGFYTDDSHPNGLYRKVDKDLYLKAKQENSVEALPWENILDVDAFIKTNPFPKEITSPSLGTFNCWRDKKTNEPLRCLVGFSQSGGDKKVFYEFDIQKKMWVLENSFNFLFHTRTTFTWIDENHLVVGLDGLSFYNLKHPTKPINLDSAIEMGLVTKIGYPRHLYIWKRGEPFSSEQKPLFSTQKEAITVAAGAMESQKVITDPIHFLMVYEVISREVLNIHILQDLQSTGQYTSTQLQIPKQLHLLGTTDSDDLIIKTEEDWADFKKDDVISVHLNYQNDQVIQMNPTLIYRHESSDSILGGGSLVTNDKTKKDDDQIFLKISKNVSDELKVLQWNSGHWTPKEFKIPEQSEFQSLTVVSEPPENKLRLFISTHLEPYKEYTVRSENNSFSFELVDTDVKIFNPAQFKVSQLWIDQGLDQNGKHIRVPYFIIYDPQKVDLENNEKPAPTLVYGYGGFGVSMNPGYIGNVGHLWLQKGGVYVVANIRGGREFGKYWHESSLKENKSNSYRDFIGIAEDLIRRGITSPSKLAIQGGSNGGLLVGVAMTQRPELFKAVICEIPLLDMARYHKLLSGPSWMPEYGNPETTEKNFWAQYSPLHQLKDGVKYPPVFIKTNRHDDRVHPGHARKFSARLKELQSRHYFYEDPKGGHGGTLMTSDEQAYRDTLSWIYLYKELDVK, from the coding sequence ATGAAGTCGATCTTGATCGTAGTTTTTTCTTTTTGTGCTGTGGCTTTCGCCGCCCAGCTTGAATTTGGTGTCACCCAATACCCTGAGCTTGAGGAGATCCAGTCCACAACCGCAGATCAATTTGTCCAGAGTCAGAATGCAGAGACGCTTGAGAACTTGGAATCACACGCCGATTTTAAAACGATCCGGACTTATTTTAAAAATTATATTCAAGACTCTAAAATTCGTGCCAAATCAAAAGCGAAAATCTACGGAAACTATGCTTACGGATTTTATACCGACGACAGTCATCCGAACGGTCTTTATCGAAAAGTCGACAAAGACCTTTACCTCAAAGCCAAACAGGAGAACTCCGTCGAGGCGCTTCCCTGGGAAAATATTCTTGATGTTGATGCTTTCATAAAGACTAATCCTTTTCCAAAAGAAATCACATCGCCATCTCTTGGAACTTTCAATTGTTGGCGAGATAAAAAAACCAATGAGCCCTTACGTTGTTTAGTCGGCTTTAGTCAGTCCGGCGGAGATAAAAAAGTTTTTTACGAATTCGATATTCAAAAGAAAATGTGGGTCCTAGAGAATAGCTTCAATTTCTTGTTCCATACTCGCACTACATTCACGTGGATTGATGAAAACCATCTTGTGGTGGGCCTCGATGGCTTATCGTTTTATAACCTTAAGCATCCCACAAAACCTATCAATTTAGACTCAGCGATCGAGATGGGGCTAGTCACAAAGATCGGCTATCCTCGCCACCTCTATATTTGGAAGCGTGGAGAACCTTTCTCATCCGAACAAAAGCCACTCTTTTCAACACAAAAAGAGGCGATCACCGTGGCGGCTGGCGCGATGGAAAGTCAAAAAGTCATTACAGACCCAATTCACTTTTTGATGGTGTATGAGGTCATCAGTCGTGAGGTTTTAAATATACATATACTTCAGGATCTTCAATCTACGGGCCAGTACACATCCACGCAGCTGCAAATCCCCAAGCAACTCCACCTTTTAGGCACAACGGATAGTGATGACCTTATCATAAAAACAGAAGAGGATTGGGCCGATTTTAAAAAAGATGACGTCATTTCAGTCCATCTGAATTATCAAAATGATCAAGTGATTCAAATGAATCCGACACTCATTTACCGACATGAATCCAGCGACTCCATTTTGGGAGGCGGTTCACTAGTGACCAATGATAAGACTAAAAAAGACGATGACCAGATTTTTCTAAAGATTTCCAAGAACGTCAGCGATGAACTCAAAGTCCTTCAATGGAATTCAGGTCATTGGACTCCGAAAGAGTTTAAAATCCCGGAACAGAGCGAGTTTCAATCTTTGACGGTAGTTTCTGAACCCCCTGAGAACAAACTGCGTTTATTTATATCCACTCATCTGGAGCCCTACAAAGAGTATACGGTTCGCTCCGAAAATAATTCTTTTTCGTTTGAGCTTGTCGACACCGACGTTAAGATTTTCAATCCGGCGCAGTTTAAAGTTTCGCAACTTTGGATCGATCAAGGCTTAGATCAGAACGGAAAACACATACGCGTGCCCTATTTTATCATCTACGATCCTCAAAAAGTAGATCTAGAGAACAACGAAAAACCCGCACCGACTCTTGTTTATGGTTATGGCGGTTTCGGTGTCAGTATGAACCCTGGATATATCGGCAACGTCGGACACCTTTGGCTTCAGAAAGGTGGCGTTTACGTTGTGGCCAATATTCGTGGAGGACGGGAATTTGGCAAGTACTGGCACGAGTCTTCTCTTAAAGAAAATAAATCAAACAGCTATCGCGACTTTATCGGTATCGCCGAGGACCTTATTCGAAGAGGAATCACATCTCCGTCGAAGCTTGCGATTCAAGGAGGAAGCAACGGTGGACTACTCGTAGGTGTGGCAATGACACAGAGACCAGAGCTTTTTAAAGCGGTGATCTGCGAAATACCCCTCCTCGATATGGCGAGATATCACAAATTACTTTCTGGTCCTTCTTGGATGCCCGAATATGGAAATCCTGAAACGACCGAGAAAAACTTTTGGGCCCAATACTCCCCCCTCCATCAGCTCAAGGACGGAGTTAAATATCCTCCCGTTTTCATTAAAACCAATCGCCATGACGACCGCGTTCATCCCGGCCATGCTCGAAAATTTTCCGCAAGACTTAAAGAGCTCCAATCCCGCCATTATTTTTACGAGGATCCCAAGGGAGGTCACGGCGGCACCCTGATGACGAGCGACGAACAAGCGTACCGTGATACGCTCTCGTGGATTTATCTTTATAAAGAATTGGACGTGAAATAA
- the infC gene encoding translation initiation factor IF-3 — protein sequence MGRPAPSFSKPGGPPKPGGNKFGGPSSGGNKFGGGGGGKDRFNRGPNKGDKDAFNVNENIRAREVRVIGPDGKMLGVYPTSQALSLARDFQLDLIEVAPDASPPTCKIMDYGKYKYEAKKKAHSNKKKQVIISVKELQIRPRTDEHDLEVKIRHARRFLLEGDKVKVSMRFQGREMANQEMGRKTMARFTAAMMDLALVESEPKSEGRQLFMIVAPDPVKIKEYKAKHPNEKPGKAPLPEELLDNTPDEDDDAD from the coding sequence ATGGGTCGACCAGCTCCATCATTTAGCAAGCCAGGCGGACCACCAAAACCCGGTGGCAATAAATTCGGAGGCCCCAGCAGTGGTGGGAATAAGTTCGGCGGTGGCGGCGGAGGCAAAGATCGTTTTAATCGCGGCCCGAATAAAGGCGACAAAGATGCGTTCAATGTGAACGAAAACATTCGAGCGCGCGAAGTTCGAGTGATTGGTCCTGACGGAAAAATGTTGGGTGTGTATCCGACCTCTCAAGCTTTATCTCTTGCTCGCGATTTTCAACTCGATCTGATTGAAGTGGCTCCCGATGCCTCTCCTCCGACTTGCAAAATTATGGATTACGGCAAGTACAAGTACGAAGCTAAGAAAAAAGCTCATTCCAACAAAAAGAAACAGGTGATTATTTCTGTTAAGGAATTGCAAATTCGCCCCCGCACCGACGAGCACGATCTCGAAGTGAAGATCCGTCATGCCCGCCGTTTCCTCCTCGAAGGAGACAAAGTGAAAGTGAGCATGCGATTCCAAGGTCGCGAGATGGCCAATCAGGAAATGGGTCGAAAGACCATGGCGCGCTTCACGGCCGCGATGATGGATTTGGCTTTGGTCGAGTCGGAGCCGAAGAGTGAAGGTCGTCAGTTATTTATGATCGTCGCTCCGGACCCCGTAAAGATCAAAGAATACAAGGCCAAGCATCCGAACGAAAAGCCTGGAAAGGCCCCGTTGCCGGAAGAGCTGTTAGATAACACTCCCGACGAGGATGATGACGCAGATTAA
- a CDS encoding molybdopterin oxidoreductase codes for MSGLNLENISPQKFQLDSKLKAIFMGLTGLGFVLLAVGFFINKERAWHAYLVSYFFFTCLTLGGVFFAAIQHVASAGWSVNIRRISESLSSFLPFVFVLGLPIVFFANKDLYLWLDQPAVDNDPLLMGKAPYLNQTFFAIRFILFMGLWIFFARKIVGFSLSQDSDGREEWTTKALPWSVAFLAVFALSFSLFSVDFLMSLEPHWFSTIYGIYCFAGLFQSTLATLILITLFCMKQGWVKGLVTIEHVHDLAKFMKGFTVFWAYIAFSQFMLIWYANLPEETIFYLHRSHGSWLYVSIALIVFRFVVPFIALLPRWAKRTPAHLVSVCILILVMQYVDLFWLIYPNYSTEFVAFSWLEIGTFVGFLGLFSLVVAKFLSSYNLVPIKDPRRHESIHHHVTY; via the coding sequence ATGTCAGGCTTAAATTTAGAAAACATCAGTCCTCAAAAATTTCAATTAGACTCTAAACTCAAAGCGATCTTTATGGGGCTCACCGGCTTGGGCTTCGTACTCCTTGCCGTGGGATTTTTTATCAATAAAGAAAGAGCGTGGCATGCTTACCTCGTCAGCTACTTCTTTTTTACCTGTTTGACCTTAGGTGGAGTGTTCTTTGCGGCGATTCAGCATGTGGCCTCCGCCGGCTGGAGTGTGAATATTCGCCGGATCTCTGAATCTCTCTCGTCGTTTTTACCCTTTGTTTTTGTACTTGGTTTACCCATTGTGTTCTTCGCCAACAAAGATCTTTATTTGTGGCTCGACCAGCCTGCGGTGGACAATGATCCCTTATTGATGGGGAAGGCACCGTATTTAAATCAGACCTTTTTCGCGATTCGTTTTATTCTATTTATGGGCCTATGGATCTTCTTCGCTCGTAAGATCGTTGGATTTTCTTTAAGCCAAGATAGCGATGGAAGAGAAGAGTGGACGACAAAGGCGTTGCCATGGTCGGTGGCCTTCTTAGCCGTTTTCGCATTAAGCTTCTCACTTTTTAGTGTGGATTTTTTAATGAGCTTAGAGCCTCACTGGTTTAGTACGATCTACGGAATTTATTGTTTCGCAGGATTATTTCAGTCCACCTTAGCGACGCTGATTCTTATCACGCTTTTCTGCATGAAGCAGGGATGGGTGAAAGGTTTAGTCACCATTGAGCATGTTCATGATCTCGCCAAGTTTATGAAGGGCTTTACCGTCTTCTGGGCGTACATTGCATTCTCTCAGTTTATGTTGATCTGGTACGCAAACTTACCTGAAGAAACGATCTTTTATCTTCACCGCTCCCATGGTTCATGGTTGTATGTTTCGATCGCGTTGATTGTCTTCCGGTTTGTAGTGCCGTTCATTGCTTTACTACCTCGCTGGGCGAAGCGAACACCAGCTCACTTGGTCAGTGTCTGTATCTTGATCCTCGTCATGCAATACGTAGATCTTTTCTGGCTCATCTATCCGAATTACAGCACTGAATTCGTCGCGTTCTCTTGGCTTGAGATCGGGACATTCGTAGGCTTCCTCGGATTGTTCTCTCTTGTCGTCGCTAAGTTCTTGTCGAGCTACAATTTGGTGCCGATCAAAGATCCTCGTCGTCATGAGTCGATTCATCACCACGTGACTTACTAA
- a CDS encoding cytochrome c has translation MLVTEKSLHWAFMFCMSLFVAVFLFGLTGCSDKTKPNIEVIQDMMEQPALKAQDFMPDNREKSSMLVPPEGTLAVDREAAKYATDPEAAGKNLKMPTVTPEFLALGERHYKNYCLLCHGEKGMGDGHVGQKFIGVKPPSLMTDKIRGYADGRIFHVLTFGQGVMGNYMYQMPKGRDRWAVVAYVRKMQQESK, from the coding sequence ATGTTGGTGACAGAGAAATCATTGCACTGGGCGTTTATGTTTTGCATGTCCTTGTTTGTGGCTGTTTTTCTATTCGGCCTGACAGGATGTTCAGATAAAACCAAACCCAATATTGAAGTTATTCAAGATATGATGGAACAACCGGCTCTCAAAGCTCAGGATTTTATGCCTGATAATCGCGAGAAGAGCAGTATGCTGGTGCCGCCTGAGGGAACTTTAGCCGTGGATCGCGAAGCCGCGAAGTACGCGACAGACCCTGAGGCTGCCGGAAAAAATTTAAAAATGCCAACGGTCACTCCCGAATTTCTCGCGTTGGGAGAAAGGCACTACAAAAACTATTGCCTTCTTTGCCATGGCGAAAAGGGAATGGGAGACGGGCATGTGGGTCAAAAATTTATCGGTGTAAAACCGCCGTCATTAATGACCGACAAAATTCGTGGGTATGCCGACGGACGCATCTTCCATGTTTTGACTTTTGGACAAGGCGTGATGGGAAATTACATGTACCAAATGCCAAAGGGTCGTGATCGTTGGGCTGTGGTTGCTTATGTTCGTAAAATGCAGCAGGAGAGTAAGTAG
- a CDS encoding DUF3341 domain-containing protein, with protein MAKRISGVVGFWSDDHECVEAAHKMRQAGYKHFDAITPFPVHGMEEAVGIKRSMIPWVTFVAGITGGSLGLLMQWWMSAVSWPINVGGKPYFSLPAFIPITFELTILFAALSSVGAMFILNKLPQVDPPIIHPDLTCSKFALWVPETEPGYNPEKVESFLKQIGAEETRRVAEF; from the coding sequence ATGGCTAAGCGTATTTCTGGAGTTGTTGGATTTTGGAGTGATGATCATGAGTGCGTGGAAGCGGCTCATAAGATGCGCCAAGCCGGTTACAAACACTTTGATGCCATTACGCCTTTTCCGGTCCACGGAATGGAAGAAGCTGTCGGTATCAAGCGCAGTATGATTCCTTGGGTGACTTTTGTCGCCGGGATCACGGGTGGAAGCTTAGGTCTATTGATGCAGTGGTGGATGTCCGCTGTGAGCTGGCCGATCAACGTGGGTGGTAAGCCCTACTTTTCGCTTCCTGCATTTATCCCTATTACTTTCGAATTAACGATTTTGTTTGCAGCTTTAAGCTCTGTGGGAGCGATGTTTATTTTAAATAAGCTTCCTCAAGTGGATCCGCCGATCATTCATCCGGATCTGACTTGCAGCAAGTTCGCATTGTGGGTTCCCGAAACTGAGCCTGGATACAATCCAGAAAAAGTGGAATCTTTTCTCAAACAGATCGGCGCCGAAGAAACGCGTCGAGTGGCGGAGTTCTAA
- the thrS gene encoding threonine--tRNA ligase encodes MSQISVSLPDKSVKTFDHEPTILEVAQSIGAGLAKNCVGGYINGSKDIADLRTLLKNGDSINIVTANSEAGLEVLRHSGAHIMAQAVQELFKNVKVTIGPVVESGFYYDFDPEQPFSQDDLQKIEDKMAEIVSRNLPINRKNYPINEAIEIFKKLGENYKVELIEDLRDKQNQTEVSIYSQGDWFDLCRGPHTQSTGQVKAVKVMSLAGAYWRGDQANKQLQRVYGTAFNDKKELKEYLHNLEEAKKRDHRKVGKELGLIMFHDWAPGMPFFTPKGAVIYNELCNYVRSLYRKYGYHEVITPQVYDVVLFKTSGHYSHYKENMYFSEMGDKATVGVKPMNCPGHCLLYGSELHSYRELPYRVADFGRLHRYEASGALHGLTRVRSMSQDDAHIFCREDQLPAEMESFMTFLQEVYGTLGMNDYKVLIATRPESRMGTDEQWDRSEGALINAMEKLGVPYKIAEGDGAFYGAKIEVHFVDIMKRTWQLGTMQVDYILPENFALKYIGEDNAEHRPVMLHRAILGTLERFIGIYIEHCAGRFPLWLSPVQAIILNVTDRQTAYCQELKKRLFDAGFRVEFDDRSEKLGYKIREAQIKQIPYMLIIGDKEVEQGVVSVRLRSGEVLNFLNTEDFIEKLKQEYTTKSLSTLFDVPKPNPNQEKSH; translated from the coding sequence ATGTCTCAAATTTCTGTCAGCTTACCTGATAAATCGGTAAAAACATTTGATCATGAACCTACCATTCTCGAAGTGGCCCAAAGCATCGGTGCGGGACTCGCCAAGAATTGCGTGGGTGGCTACATCAACGGCAGCAAAGACATCGCTGATCTTCGCACGCTCCTAAAAAACGGTGATTCCATCAATATTGTGACGGCCAACTCAGAAGCGGGCTTGGAAGTTCTTCGTCACTCCGGGGCGCACATCATGGCCCAAGCGGTGCAAGAGTTATTTAAAAATGTCAAAGTCACCATTGGTCCAGTTGTCGAGAGCGGATTTTATTATGACTTCGATCCCGAGCAACCCTTCTCGCAAGATGATCTTCAAAAGATCGAAGACAAAATGGCCGAGATCGTCAGTCGTAATCTTCCGATCAATCGCAAAAATTATCCCATCAACGAAGCCATCGAAATTTTTAAGAAGCTGGGCGAAAATTATAAAGTCGAACTCATCGAAGATTTGCGCGATAAACAAAATCAAACCGAAGTTTCCATTTACTCCCAAGGCGACTGGTTTGATTTATGCCGTGGACCTCACACACAATCCACCGGTCAGGTGAAAGCGGTCAAGGTCATGTCCCTTGCCGGAGCTTACTGGCGTGGAGATCAGGCCAACAAACAGCTTCAGCGTGTGTATGGAACGGCCTTCAACGATAAAAAAGAACTCAAAGAGTATCTCCACAACTTAGAGGAAGCGAAAAAACGCGATCACCGCAAGGTGGGTAAAGAGCTCGGACTGATCATGTTTCATGACTGGGCTCCGGGCATGCCGTTTTTCACTCCCAAGGGGGCGGTGATTTACAATGAGCTTTGCAATTACGTCCGCTCGCTTTACCGTAAGTATGGTTATCACGAGGTGATCACACCTCAAGTCTACGATGTCGTACTTTTTAAGACGTCGGGGCATTATTCTCATTACAAAGAAAACATGTACTTTAGCGAAATGGGCGACAAAGCGACTGTCGGGGTAAAACCGATGAATTGTCCTGGACACTGTCTACTTTACGGGTCGGAGCTCCATTCGTATCGTGAGCTTCCGTACCGTGTGGCCGACTTCGGTCGTCTGCATCGCTACGAAGCCAGCGGAGCTCTTCACGGATTAACTCGTGTTCGCTCCATGTCTCAAGACGACGCTCATATTTTCTGTCGCGAAGATCAACTTCCTGCGGAAATGGAAAGCTTTATGACTTTCCTTCAAGAGGTTTACGGAACATTAGGCATGAACGATTATAAAGTTCTCATCGCCACTCGCCCTGAGAGCCGCATGGGAACCGATGAACAATGGGATCGCTCTGAAGGCGCACTGATCAACGCCATGGAAAAACTGGGCGTCCCTTACAAGATTGCTGAAGGCGATGGCGCTTTTTACGGCGCCAAGATCGAAGTTCATTTTGTCGATATCATGAAGCGCACGTGGCAGTTGGGCACGATGCAGGTGGATTACATTCTTCCGGAGAACTTCGCGCTCAAATACATCGGTGAAGACAATGCTGAACATCGTCCAGTGATGCTCCACCGGGCGATTTTAGGCACGCTGGAGCGATTCATCGGAATTTATATCGAACATTGCGCCGGAAGATTTCCTCTTTGGTTATCTCCCGTTCAGGCCATCATTCTCAACGTGACCGATCGTCAAACGGCATATTGCCAAGAATTAAAGAAGAGGCTGTTCGACGCGGGCTTTAGAGTCGAATTTGATGATCGCAGTGAAAAGCTCGGTTACAAAATTCGCGAAGCTCAGATTAAACAAATTCCATATATGCTCATTATTGGCGACAAAGAGGTCGAGCAGGGCGTGGTGTCGGTGCGCTTACGATCCGGAGAAGTTTTAAACTTCCTCAACACCGAAGACTTTATTGAAAAATTAAAACAAGAGTACACCACAAAGTCGTTGAGTACGCTTTTTGATGTACCAAAACCAAATCCAAACCAGGAGAAAAGCCATTAA
- a CDS encoding prepilin-type N-terminal cleavage/methylation domain-containing protein produces the protein MVRPQNNQGFSLASVMVGVAIVGIVAVGTLSLFENMTKSQNMADFRTQRDVLVEEIRAHLSDTQACRATFGSISLLTNGYSETISQIRNADNSVKWETATPYSNNTYRISGLVFNYTPGTSPTNPSTATANLMVQLQAMKKVAGVNVSDPKFINISIKRNSTTGAMLECIASAKMSDGIWQRTATVNDIFYTGGNVGVGSASPATTLDVDGGVRAGDESRVTQCDSSLEGVLRYNKSTHRMEFCDGTQFRNIGSVCRKVSDSGPAPSYVSRASCAPDEVMTGGGGICEAPGYGLCSGISRGTPTFFGPDSTLPNTFTVDCWNPATSTEACSIAYAICCK, from the coding sequence ATGGTTCGTCCTCAAAATAACCAAGGTTTTTCTTTAGCCTCGGTGATGGTGGGGGTCGCGATTGTTGGTATCGTTGCGGTCGGCACGCTCTCGCTCTTTGAAAATATGACCAAGTCGCAAAACATGGCGGACTTTCGCACTCAGCGCGATGTCCTTGTGGAAGAGATTCGAGCACACCTGAGCGACACGCAAGCCTGCCGCGCCACTTTCGGGTCCATCTCGTTACTGACCAATGGGTACTCCGAGACGATCTCTCAAATTCGAAATGCCGACAACTCCGTCAAGTGGGAGACAGCTACGCCTTACTCGAACAATACTTATCGTATTAGTGGCCTGGTTTTTAACTACACACCTGGGACATCGCCGACAAATCCATCCACCGCCACCGCAAATCTTATGGTGCAACTTCAAGCGATGAAAAAAGTGGCCGGCGTTAACGTTTCTGATCCAAAATTTATAAATATCAGTATCAAGAGAAACTCTACGACAGGCGCCATGTTGGAATGCATCGCTTCTGCGAAAATGTCTGACGGAATTTGGCAGCGAACAGCAACTGTGAATGATATTTTCTATACGGGAGGAAACGTCGGAGTCGGAAGTGCATCTCCGGCCACCACCCTCGATGTGGACGGTGGTGTAAGAGCCGGCGATGAAAGCCGCGTGACTCAATGTGATTCCTCTCTGGAAGGAGTTTTACGCTACAATAAATCCACTCATCGCATGGAATTTTGTGATGGCACTCAGTTTAGAAATATCGGTTCGGTCTGTCGGAAGGTGAGTGATTCGGGTCCAGCCCCAAGTTACGTCTCTCGGGCCTCCTGCGCTCCCGACGAAGTGATGACGGGTGGAGGAGGAATCTGCGAAGCTCCTGGTTATGGTTTGTGCTCGGGAATTTCGCGGGGAACGCCTACATTTTTTGGGCCTGACTCTACACTACCCAATACTTTTACGGTGGACTGCTGGAATCCAGCGACAAGCACAGAGGCTTGTTCCATCGCCTATGCGATCTGTTGTAAATAA